Part of the Rhodohalobacter sp. 614A genome is shown below.
TATTTTTGATTAGGGGTCTTCGGTAATTAATAAATAAGGTGAATGGTCAGGGCAAGTGATAATGAACTTGTAGAGCAGTGTTTACAGGGTGATAATGGGGCATTTAATGAATTGGTTGAGCGGTATCAGTTAACGATGTACAGGACTGCTTTGTCTATCGTGAAGAATCCGGAGGTAGCCAAGGATGTTACTCAGGATGGATTCATAAAATCGTGGGAAAAGCTTGGTACATTTGATCCTGAGTATAAATTTTATAGTTGGCTGTATAGGATCATTGTCAACGAGGCTTTAAACAAAGTTCGGCAGAATCAAACTTTTGAAAGCATCTCCAATCAAAAAACCGCCGGCACTACACCTTTTAAACAATTAGTACAGAAAGAAGAAAACCGTCAACTCTATGAAGCGATTGAATCACTTTCCCCAGAGTTTAGTGCGGTCATTTTTTTAAGACATTTTGAAGAGTTGAGCTACCGGGATATTGCCGAAGTTCTGGAGATTGAAGAGAAGACGGTAAAGTCGCGACTTTATGGGGGAAGAATGAAACTCCGGGAAAGTCTATTTGTAGATCGTTAGGGTAGAATCTTATGCGAACCAAGAAAATTTTAAAAACTTACCAACTTTTTTGGTTGTGATGTGTAATTAAAGTAAAACAGTTTGTTGAAATTGTATCTCTGTTGGTTTTGAGGATACAATTATAATGGCGCAGCAATGGAAAATAAGATTATAGAATTAATTCAGGCAGAGATTGACAGTGAGAATTCTCCTGAAGAAAGTAAGAAACTTGAATCGATTCTTAATAATAATGAAGAGGCTCAATCTCTACATCATGATCTGCTGGAAATCTCTGAGAAGATGAAAGATCTAAAATCAGAATTTGAGCTCCCGGAGGGAATTTCGATGCATATAAGTAAGGAAATAGCAAAAAAACCAAAAACCGGTGAACTAAAAAATTTGGCAAGTTAACGGCTAATCCAGCTTTTCATAAGCTGATTACCCGCAGTGGTTCTGATATTGAAAAAAACTAGGTCGATATGTGATCGGTGGTTAACAAGCCGGTCACTCTTTTTCTTGAAAATAATAGTTGAGCAAAAAGACAAAAATGTCTCAGTGATATGAGGCATTTTTCTATTTAAAGGATCTGATATTCAGGCAAGTGAATTTTTTTCGGTCTGTGGGAGACCTCATTTTTAAACGTGGTTTATACTCGCCCCGTTTAAAAATTGAACTGAGAAGATTGATAGCACTTTATGATTCAGGAGTCCGGCAGTGTTTCCAGAATACTGAGATAGGAATTGTACCTCTCGGGATCGATTTTTCCTTCATCAAACGCTTCAATTACACCACAAGACGGCTCGTGATAGTGCGTACAATTATAATATTTACAACCCTGTCTAGGTTCAATCATCTCAGGAAAGTAAAGAGACAATTCACTTTTATCGATATTAACAATTCCAAACTCGCGAATGCCGGGAGTATCCACAATATAACCGCCGGTTGTTAGTGGAACCAGTTTGGCAAATGTAGTGGTGTGTTTGCCTTTGTTAGAGTAAGCGGAAACGGCATTCACTTTTAAATCCAGTTGAGGATCTATAGCATTTAATAAGCTGGTTTTCCCCACACCGGATGGACCAATAAAGACGGATACTTGTCCTTTCAACTCCTCTGAAAGCCTTTCTAATGAGTCTTCATCATCTTTTGAGGTGATAAGGAATTCATATCCCAAATCCCGGTATAAGTTTTTCAAATCCTCCAGGAATCTGTTGTCTTTATGATTGGCAAGATCGTTTTTATTTATAATAATTCCGGCGGGAACTTCATACGCTTCACAGGTCACCAAAAAACGATCGATAAAACCGGGTTTTAACTTTGGCTGTTTGATACTTTGAACAACCCACGCTCTGTCGACATTTGAAACGAGTATTTGTTCGCCCCGGCGGCCATGGGTAGCCTGCCTGGGAATGTAATTTTCTCTCTCCTTGATTTCCTTTATGGTGCCGGCACCGTCTTTTTCAATCTCAACATTTACAAGATCGCCAACAGCAATGGGATTGGTCACTTCGCCGGTATCGAGGCGGAATTTGCCAGGCAACCGGCAATCCACAGTTTTTCCGTTTAGAGAAACTTTATACCATTTGCCGGTAGACTGAATAACACGACCTTCCTTCACATTGCTTGTGTCAAGATTAATAAATTTTTAGCAGTGCAATTTAAAATATAAGCACAAAATAAAGAAGCCATCCTTTAAGGTTAAAGGATGGCTTCGTAATGATCGTAATCTTTAAAAATTAATTGGGAGCGAGTTCTTCATGAACGCCTTCCCGAAACTCCTCAATCATTTTATCATTAAATGCAGGAATGTCATCAGGATTTCGGCTGGTGGTTAATCCCTGATCAACCACAACTTCTTCGTCCACCCAATTCACACCGGCATTAATCAGGTCGGTTTTAATAGATGGATAGGAAGTCATTTTCCGGCCATCCAGCTCTTTCGTTTCAATCAGGATTTGTGGTCCATGACAAATAGCTGCTATGGGTTTGCCGGC
Proteins encoded:
- a CDS encoding RNA polymerase sigma factor codes for the protein MVRASDNELVEQCLQGDNGAFNELVERYQLTMYRTALSIVKNPEVAKDVTQDGFIKSWEKLGTFDPEYKFYSWLYRIIVNEALNKVRQNQTFESISNQKTAGTTPFKQLVQKEENRQLYEAIESLSPEFSAVIFLRHFEELSYRDIAEVLEIEEKTVKSRLYGGRMKLRESLFVDR
- the rsgA gene encoding ribosome small subunit-dependent GTPase A, with translation MKEGRVIQSTGKWYKVSLNGKTVDCRLPGKFRLDTGEVTNPIAVGDLVNVEIEKDGAGTIKEIKERENYIPRQATHGRRGEQILVSNVDRAWVVQSIKQPKLKPGFIDRFLVTCEAYEVPAGIIINKNDLANHKDNRFLEDLKNLYRDLGYEFLITSKDDEDSLERLSEELKGQVSVFIGPSGVGKTSLLNAIDPQLDLKVNAVSAYSNKGKHTTTFAKLVPLTTGGYIVDTPGIREFGIVNIDKSELSLYFPEMIEPRQGCKYYNCTHYHEPSCGVIEAFDEGKIDPERYNSYLSILETLPDS